In one Lolium rigidum isolate FL_2022 chromosome 3, APGP_CSIRO_Lrig_0.1, whole genome shotgun sequence genomic region, the following are encoded:
- the LOC124698217 gene encoding 60S ribosomal protein L18-3 encodes MGIDLVAGGRNKRTKRTAPKSDDVYLKLLVKLYRFLVRRTKSHFNAVILKRLFMSKINRPPLSMRRLVKFMEGKDNQIAVVVGTITDDKRVYEVPAIKVTALRFTETARARIVNAGGECLTFDQLALRAPLGQNTVLLRGPKNAREAVRHFGKAPGVPHSHTKPYVRSKGRKFEKARGRRNSRGFKV; translated from the exons atg GGTATcgacctcgtcgccggcggccgGAACAAGAGGACCAAGCGCACCGCGCCCAAGTCGGACGATGTCTACCTCAAGCTCCTGGTCAAG CTCTACCGCTTCCTGGTGCGGAGGACCAAGAGCCACTTCAACGCCGTGATCCTCAAGCGGCTCTTCATGAGCAAGATCAACCGCCCGCCGCTCTCGATGCGCCGCCTCGTCAAGTTCATGGAGGGCAAG GATAACCAGATCGCCGTGGTCGTTGGCACCATAACCGACGACAAGAGAGTCTACGAGGTGCCCGCGATCAAGGTGACCGCGCTCAGGTTCACCGAGACGGCCAGGGCCCGCATTGTCAATGCTGGTGGAGAGTGCCTCACCTTTGACCAGCTGGCGCTCCGTGCTCCTCTTGGACAGAACACG GTTCTCCTGAGGGGTCCTAAGAACGCTCGTGAGGCAGTGAGGCACTTTGGTAAGGCTCCTGGTGTACCGCACAGCCACACCAAGCCTTACGTCCGCTCAAAGGGAAGGAAATTTGAGAAGGCCAGAGGAAGGAGGAACAGCAGAGGCTTCAAGGTCTAG
- the LOC124695515 gene encoding Fanconi anemia group I protein homolog, translating into MGRGPTHQHAGDGLYPSPAGDEFRLGKASENPTCLPPDSPNSPPAARSPAMSAAAVDGAPSSQPPPPPTVESVLHLASRDPSAAVPLLRALPPPALADLLLSLSAASPPNHLSLLPALLSLSPPPSAASAVFSSLLNAPSWPTPALLAVASLLRDLPAPFRSRVPDCLAKVLSLLPTADVQDLPALAYQLLLLASKPLHPRAVLAGLLRFFGTRRARAPPSIARQVEGTVLMHVAFAVKQDPALAREVVAAVKADAAGVLSGFAVAVLLSVARVRRFSENAVGVLRDAAATSRRDYRMSRRCKWLPDCLKEESTRTAHCVEKALMKAVDESIGGREHVVPSIVQVGFLLLGASDGDRGEEDGPGEGVMSTGEIGVNMLKSLFEIHEMARTEIIEQCKFRILSAKPQQSAPVLRLLGLLVRSHPFPMVEYVAHLKELLDYFAFMNDKISTGLINCILPLTKFNRDLKDYIILVVRKAMFKREDAIRIAATNAIVELIVTESEYRNNEANPLQDSSSQPSSSQLPEIHQEVGGVLFQELSGLLRRCLSQQVRVKMVLYEGLIRIVNSDPAVADSVLDFLWPHFLNYYIEDAECPLKMDSCFKVEDAKVCIVEPLDCLLSCVSCILRVQQNSKCSRPNDAYWKCFGFAPTQDNEDGRSSSRDLFMKGLSNIQKYLKKCLTEDQKGQTQEAGSTSSSLEIVHCNNTGMPGIIEVFVDFAASKLAEASDESKEKLEKEILELVHAHSVFERKTSKNREKVARGRGDSRGAPDRQTNEPKENSNASFPKLHEKRGKFTNSSLYELLVMCVKLCNADNYDKCSQRPSQSKLNQWSSLLSFVLKACLEMFRSLTAKASDVTIGNLRRMVYEDVKKLAQPIVKLIWWLMFDSENGGFKNTTQGKKTVENKRDQLYLALACFKELFKLSVSEDCSSDMIELLISLAPSNIEDMLEADQLLDNDATLTEYPENRGTNVFLNILKMLYARALSQSLLRESEAVTELIFGVSRKLHPERRHLVGHWAAVLCRKKTVQNPSTAQEVVKLAVHLMTAPDDMILVHEMATELEKLASGDEDSRDSSEAFLIVNCKTKNSLAAVFLHMVESSLIELEWGLGKLKAMLTLGYGSANVDEDQPADERTQRLFWEEALYSRSTSVVHVLSSFAHMSLKDSQAEQFLKLTAKFYKLLASMSKSQIAPKGYKQFIPGLKFQKLAEVTCRMLTAPLYNFVKNHQENQQPHKKGTLAKIKRESKCIPDLIFQVEDYEKYLIQLSKLAKVNLLRYAKRSVARDFRIQPKEKAAEEEREEKSEEEQHEGNSTPVSAASPESDPDEDGEEGQDDPADENLQASSAQPDDAVQDSESDGEEEEMVAQRQRAKTNQMVQDSESDGEEEGTFARRKRAKTDQTVQDSESDGEEEEILARRKRAKRNQIVEDSESDEEAEDE; encoded by the exons atgggccgcggcccaactcaCCAGCACGCGGGCGATGGTTTATACCCATCACCCGCGGGTGATGAATTCCGCCTAGGAAAGGCGAGCGAAAACCCCACCTGCCTCCCGCCTGATTCCCCAAACTCCCCGCCGGCAGCCCGTTCGCCGGCGATGtcggccgccgccgtcgacggcGCTCCGTCGTCGCAGCCACCCCCACCGCCCACCGTAGAATCCGTCCTCCACCTAGCCTCCCGCGACCCCTCCGCCGCGGTCCCCCTCCTACGCGCTCTCCCCCCTCCCGCCCTCGCCGACCTCCTACTCTCCCTTTCCGCCGCCTCCCCGCCGAACCACCTCTCCCTGCTCCCAGCCCTGCTCTCCCTCTCGCCGCCCCCCTCCGCCGCTTCCGCCGTCTTCTCCTCCCTCCTCAACGCGCCCAGCTGGCCCACTCCGGCcctcctcgccgtcgcctccctccTGCGCGACCTCCCCGCGCCATTCCGGTCCCGCGTCCCCGACTGCCTCGCCAAGGTACTCTCCCTCCTCCCCACCGCCGACGTCCAGGACCTCCCTGCGCTCGCCtaccagctcctcctcctcgcctccaagcCGCTCCACCCCCGCGCCGTCCTCGCGGGCCTCCTCCGCTTCTTCGGCACTCGCCGTGCGCGCGCCCCGCCGTCCATCGCACGGCAGGTCGAGGGGACTGTGCTCATGCACGTCGCCTTCGCGGTTAAGCAGGACCCTGCACTGGCAAGGGAGGTAGTGGCCGCCGTCAAGGCCGACGCCGCGGGCGTGCTCAGTGGCTTCGCCGTGGCAGTACTGCTGTCCGTGGCACGCGTGCGGAGATTCAGCGAAAACGCTGTGGGCGTGCTCCGGGACGCTGCCGCTACGTCACGCCGGGATTATCGGATGTCCAG GCGCTGCAAGTGGTTGCCGGATTGCCTCAAAGAGGAAAGCACGCGGACTGCTCATTGCGTCGAGAAGGCATTAATGAAAGCC GTCGACGAGAGCATTGGTGGGAGGGAGCATGTTGTTCCAAGCATCGTTCAGGTAGGGTTTCTCTTGTTAGGAGCCTCAGATGGTGACCGAGGGGAGGAGGATGGTCCGGGTGAAGGTGTTATGAGCACTGGAGAAATAGGTGTTAATATGCTCAAGTCATTGTTTGAGATCCACGAAATGGCACGGACTGAG ATAATTGAACAATGCAAGTTCCGGATTCTCTCAGCAAAGCCTCAGCAAAGCGCACCAGTTCTTCG GTTGCTTGGATTGTTAGTCCGGAGCCATCCATTTCCAATGGTAGAATATGTTGCACACCTCAAGGAGTtgctggactattttgccttcatGAATGACAAGATATCGACAGGTCTCATCAATTGCATCTTGCCACTCACAAAGTTCAACCGTGATCTTAAG GATTACATAATATTGGTTGTAAGGAAGGCCATGTTCAAGCGGGAGGATGCTATCCGGATTGCTGCCACAAATGCTATAGTTGAGCTGATTGTTACAGAAAGCGAGTATAGGAATAATGAAGCTAATCCTCTTCAAGACTCATCAAGTCAACCAAGCTCTAGCCAGCTACCTGAAATACATCAAGAGGTTGGCGGGGTCCTCTTTCAAGAATTAAGTGGGTTGCTTCGCAGATGTCTTTCTCAGCAG GTTAGAGTCAAAATGGTCCTGTATGAGGGTCTCATTCGAATAGTTAACTCTGATCCAGCTGTTGCAGATAGTGTCCTCGAtttcctgtggccccacttcctaaACTATTACATAGAG GATGCAGAATGCCCCCTCAAAATGGATTCATGCTTTAAAGTTGAGGATGCCAAAGTATGCATCGTGGAACCTCTGGATTGCCTACTGTCATGTGTCTCGTGCATTCTTCGAGTTCAGCAAAACAGTAAATGTTCGCGACCAAATGATGCATATTGGAAGTGTTTTGGTTTTGCTCCTACGCAGGATAATGAG GATGGAAGATCCTCGTCAAGGGACTTGTTCATGAAAGGATTATCAAATATCCAAAAGTATTTGAAGAAATGTCTCACAGAAG ATCAAAAAGGACAGACCCAAGAAGCTGGTTCTACTTCATCATCTTTGGAGATAGTTCATTGTAATAACACTGGTATGCCTGGAATCATAGAGGTTTTTGTTGATTTTGCCGCTTCAAAACTAGCGGAAGCTTCTGATGAATCGAAGGAGAAGTTAGAAAAAGAAATACTGGAGCTCGTTCATGCACACAGTGTCTTTGAGAGGAAAACAAGCAAGAACAGGGAGAAAGTTGCGCGAGGAAGAGGGGATTCAAGAGGTGCTCCAGACAGGCAGACCAATGAACCCAAGGAAAATTCAAATGCTTCTTTCCCGAAATTAcatgaaaagagggggaaatttaCGAATTCAAGTTTGTATGAACTCTTAGTGATGTGTGTCAAACTGTGCAATGCTGATAATTATGATAAATGCAGTCAGCGTCCTAGCCAATCTAAGTTGAACCAGTGGTCCAGTCTATTATCTTTTGTACTGAAAGCCTGTCTTGAAATGTTCAGATCACTTACAGCTAAGGCCAGTGATGTGACCATTGGAAATCTAAGAAGAATGGTGTATGAAGATGTAAAAAAGTTAGCGCAGCCAATTGTGAAGCTCATTTGGTGGCTTATGTTTGATTCAGAGAATGGTGGATTCAAGAACACAACCCAAGGGAAGAAAACAGTTGAAAACAAAAGGGATCAATTATATCTGGCATTGGCATGCTTTAAAGAACTGTTTAAATTGAGTGTATCAGAAGATTGTTCAAGTGACATGATTGAACTTCTGATATCTTTGGCTCCTTCAAATATAGAGGATATGTTGGAAGCTGACCAGCTTCTTGACAATGATGCCACTTTGACTGAGTATCCAGAAAACAGAGGCACTAATGTGTTTCTGAACATATTGAAGATGTTATATGCCCGAGCTCTTTCCCAATCTCTTTTACGGGAATCTGAG GCTGTAACTGAATTGATTTTTGGCGTATCAAGGAAACTGCATCCTGAACGAAGGCATCTTGTCGGACATTGGGCTGCAGTCTTATGTAGAAAGAAAACTGTCCAAAACCCAAGCACTGCACAGGAGGTGGTAAAACTCGCTGTCCATCTTATGACAGCTCCAGATGACATGATTCTTGTGCATGAGATGGCAACAGAGTTGGAGAAATTAGCCTCTGGAGACGAGGACTCTAGAGATTCTTCTGAGGCATTTCTTATTGTGAATTGTAAAACAAAAAATTCGCTTGCTGCTGTCTTCCTTCATATGGTGGAGTCATCGCTTATTGAACTGGAATGGGGTCTTGGTAAGCTTAAGGCAATGCTTACATTAGGTTATGGTTCTGCTAACGTTGATGAGGATCAACCAGCAGATGAAAGGACGCAAAGACTATTTTGGGAGGAAGCACTCTACTCAAGATCAACATCAGTAGTCCACGTCCTTTCGTCATTCGCTCATATGAGCCTTAAAG ATTCTCAAGCAGAACAGTTTCTGAAACTGACTGCGAAGTTCTACAAGCTCTTGGCCAGCATGTCAAAGTCTCAGATTGCACCTAAGGGTTATAAGCAGTTCATACCTGGTCTCAAATTCCAGAAACTGGCAGAAGTAACTTGCAGGATGCTTACTGCTCCACTTTACAACTTTGTCAAAAATCATCAAGAG AATCAGCAACCACACAAAAAAGGGACCCTTGCCAAGATCAAAAGGGAGAGCAAGTGCATTCCTGATCTTATTTTCCAGGTCGAAGATTATGAGAAGTATCTAATCCAGTTAAGCAAGCTCGCAAAGGTGAACCTTTTGAGGTATGCCAAGCGCAGCGTAGCAAGAGATTTTCGGATACAACCAAAGGAGAAAGCTGCAGAAGAAGAACGTGAGGAGAAATCTGAGGAAGAACAACATGAAGGGAATTCTACTCCAGTCAGCGCCGCATCACCTGAGAGTGACCCCGACGAGGATGGGGAAGAAGGTCAAGATGATCCTGCCGATGAAAACCTGCAGGCCAGTAGTGCACAACCTGATGATGCCGTCCAAGATTCTGAATCTGATGGAGAAGAGGAGGAAATGGTAGCACAAAGGCAGAGAGCCAAGACAAATCAAATGGTCCAAGATTCTGAATCTGATGGAGAAGAGGAGGGAACATTTGCACGAAGGAAGAGAGCCAAGACAGACCAAACAGTCCAAGATTCTGAATCTGATGGAGAAGAGGAGGAAATATTAGCACGAAGGAAGAGAGCCAAGAGAAACCAAATCGTTGAAGATTCTGAATCTGATGAAGAAGCTGAAGACGAGTGA